In Vicia villosa cultivar HV-30 ecotype Madison, WI linkage group LG7, Vvil1.0, whole genome shotgun sequence, the DNA window tggttaacaacgagccaggataaaaataattgtgttcattgtttttatcttccaagtttttgagttacacttattcaatcccccccttctaagtgtttttcactccttcaattggcatcagagcgccggttctaggtgcaagcacttaatcgtgttagacaaaagattcagggagaaaaacacaaaatggttgatCCAATTATTCCAACTACTTCCACtgagcaaaacaacaatggtaacaatggaagcaatagtttcaatggctataatagaccaccagtttttgatggtgaaaactttgagtattggaaagatagacttgaaagttactttctttgtcaagatggtgacttatgggatcttgtgctggatggttacacacatcctgtgaatgctcaaggtgtcaaggtTTCTAggcaagccatgagtgatgctcaaaagaaagactttaagaatcatcacaagtcaagaaccatattgctaaatgctatctctcatgctgagtatgagatgataacaaacagagaaacagctcatgatatctttgaatccttaaagatgactcatgagggtaatgctcaagttaaggagacaaaggccttagctctaatccagaagtatgaagccttcaagatggaggaagatgagaacattgaagcaatgttttcaaggttcCAAACTCTGActactggattaagagtgcttgacaaaggctacaccaaagctgatcatgtgaagaagatcatcagaagcttacccagaagatggggacccatggtgactgcattcaagattgccaagaacttgaatgaagtgtctcttgaagagctgatcagtgccctgaggagtcacgagattgagttggatgcaaatgagcctcaaaagaaaggtaagtctattgcattaaaatctaacaataaaaaatgcactaacgcttttcaggctgaagaagaagattctgacgaatcagaatcagaagaagaagaagatgatgatgatgaactatctctaatatccagaagagtaattcaactctggaaaagcaagcagagaaagttcaagaacttcaagaacttcaaaagacctgaaaagggagaatcttctggacagaGAAGATCTGACtagaagaaggtgacgtgctatgaatgcaaggaacctggacattacaaaagtgaatgtccaaagcttcagagggaaaagcccaagaaaatatttgaaaagaagaaaggcctgatggctacttgggatgactcagattcttctgatcaagagtcagactctgaagatgagcaggcaaacatagcactgatggccactgttgatgaagaatcagaacctacatcagactcagattctgaagagatctccttcaaggctcaaaagacagaggaaaacatgtcatggttcctggactctgggtgctcacgacacatgatgGGAAAAAGGTTTAAgttccaagacctggtacttaagtctgctggagaagtaaagtttggagggaaccagaagggcaagatcattggctctggaaccatatgcattggtaactctccctctataactaatgttcttttagtagatggtttagctcataacttattgtctataagtcaattaagtgacaatggttttgacataatctttaatcaaaagtcttgtaaatctattagtcagaaggatggctcaatcctatttacaggcaagagaaagaacaaaatttataagattgatctttcagatcttaagaatcaaaaggttacttgccttctgtctgttagtgaagagcagtgggtctggcacagaagattaggtcatgctagtttgagaaagatttctcaaattaacaaactaatctggtcagaggactccctaatctgaaatataaatcagatgctctttgcgaagcatgtcagaaagggaagttttcaaagttgtctcaaaataaaataaatttaaaaataattgaaatatgaaGCGATCATGGAAGTGAGTTTCAAAACCACCTCTTTGATGATTATTGTGATAAACATGGCATTGAACATAATTTTTTCGCTctaagaactccacaacaaaatggtgttaTGGAGCGCAAAAACAGAGTtttagaggagttggcaagaactgtGATCAATAAAGGCGGTcaaccaaaatatttttgggctgaTGTGATAAGCATGACATGTTATGTTTTCAATAAGATATTTATACAtcctattttaaacaaaactcattATGAACTTTgtaaaggtagaaaaccaaatttaTCACATCTTCACATCTTCAGATGTAAGTGTTTCGTATTGAATAATGGTAAGAAAATTAGGCACTGGAGTGCGAAGTTACTCAGTTATGTAGGAAGGATTCAATTAATTAGGAGTGTCATATTTCCTGCTACTAATTACTGGAATTAATGTATACCTCCGCCAAAGATCATTGTCAAGAAAATTGAATCCCACTGTAGATCCTTTCTTTGGACTGGTTAATAGGATATCAAAAAGAAAGCTCATATTGCTTGGAAGAAAGTGTGTAACCCTAGAAATCAAGGGGGCTTGAATATCATCGGCATAAGTGATTGGATTCAAGCTCAAATTATCAAACTCTTATGGAATCTTAGTGGAAAATTATTGGACAATTTGTGGGTTGAATGGATTCACGACTACCATGTGAAGAAGGAGATTGTCATGAATGTTCCTATTAATTATGTGTGCTGGTGGATTCTCAAAATATAGGTCATTATATTAGACATGGTTCTTTATAGATTATGGACTAAACCCAAATTGTGCAACATGTTGCTGCTTTGTTGATAGAGTAGTTTAGGTTTGAGGTCGTTTTTTGGTTGTTTGGTTGTTGTGGGCTGGATCTTTGGATCACCTTGTACTTCGTTTTTGGTTATATCTAAattaattttccaaaaaaataaagTATTTACTTGAATTAAATAACCTAAATCAAAAACTAAATACACAATATAATTCaacaaaacatttttaaaatgcaTAACCGCCACATTTCCACCGCATTCATAGGTAATGGCAAAAAGTTGAATGCTTGggttgattatgaagatgattcACAATAGACTTTGGAAGTTAGGTTAAActaattggaaaaaaaaacaaatcttcaaacccaATTGTTTCACATGACATTGATTTGTATAAGATTTGGGGTAATGAACATGTGTTTGTGGGTTTGGAAGTTTTGATAATTCAGAAGATTAGATTAtgtatttttaggtttgaaattttagAAGAAAGAGTTTGTGTTTATGGGTTTCacataataagaataaaaaacctATAAAAAAACCCAGAAGAATGGGCTCTAGGTCATTGACACTTATGCATTCTATATTCACATCTTTCTCATCCTCTTTCTTTATTGTCtttactaatttatttttctttaaaatattttttagttgtAAATAATTTATTGGTGATGGATTAGTGTGGTGGTGGTTGAAGAATGACCAGATTTCAATTGAAATGTGGATGGTAGTTTCTTTCTGTGTGAATGAAAAATGATCAAaccataatttaattaaagtgaATTGATTTTTGCAAAAGGATTAGCGTGGTGATGGTTGAAGAATGATTAAACaataaatttatgaatgcaaCGAATTAAGTTTTGTTAAATTCTTTAACGTGCCCAAGAACTCAATAGGATGATAATTTAATGGTTTAATGAGTGAATGCTTCTTTCtctcaattaatttaattttgaattctaccactaataaaattaaatcaattttgtTTAAGTTTATATGATAATTTATGTTAATTCAATTTAGTTTAAGTTATTTGTGTAAAACTATAATAAGTTTTACTattattaaactaaaaaataattataaatgacATGTTAATTTGATTTCAAGaacatattaaaaatttaaaaaataattggatAAATCTTAAAATAACTTAGTATTGACACGTCACCAAACCGGGTGTCACATTATTAAATTAAGACCCAAATTCGAGAGTGCACTAAAATCCAACAAAAAACTTATTTAGGAATAATATCAAAGtttgtaattaattatttatttttgtatataaaatgaTTTATGCATTACCATGCTTGAAGAATCATGAGATCTAATAACTCTTACATAAATGAGTGTGTTAGAGATAAAAAAACAATGTATTTTTTcccaataaatgaataaaaaagacTTTACATAATGACTACTTATTATTACTATTTACATGTTaaaaatgaaaaacctagaaaaGTTATTCAAACTCGGTGAAGGTAAAAGAAATCAAGGTTCCATCACTTCCACCTAGGTAGAGGTATAAGTTGCCTCTTTTTTGCAGGTCGCTCCACCCAAGGACAAGCTTTCATATCTTCGATAATACGAACATCATTGTCGATGACCTTGTTATCTACTGCATGTATAACTTGATTTAATTGTAGAGTTGGTGTCCCTTGATAGAACAAGTCATGGTACCAATACTTGTTGCCAACAGACTTGATATTTGATATCTCTACACCATTTGAATCATGCGATGAACAACTTGATTGAGGTAAAATTGTTGTCTCTTCCTgtaaaaaaatacaagaaaaaaagATAAATTAGTAAGTTATTATGAGTTTAGAATTTATCACTTTGCTCCTTTTTGTTGTTTATGTTACCATATTTATTCCCCTAGTGGTTAATTCTATTGACTAAAATCATATTCAAATATTCCCTAGCATTAAAAGGTGATTTATTTGGATGAAAATCATGCAACTCGTAAAAAATTTGAGCAAATATAATagaataaatataaacatatttaaGTGTACGGTGATAAACACTACGTAATATTACACTAATAATACCATTTGTGATTTGactaatcacaaaaaaaaattagttgtaGAATTAGCTTACAAAATATGATTTTAATAAGTAGATATATTGGTATCATGGTGATATTTTATGTTTTAACGCGTAAATTATCTAAGGATTTAACAACAATGTGACAACTATTATTTGAACTTAGAATAATAATATCATAGAGGCAATTATTGCTagcaataacaaattaaaattaaaaatgatattaaattCAAAGCCATATAACATCATAGTcaaacataaacaaaataaagaGATGCATGCTAATAGAAATatcaaaaaagttttaaaatgatACAAAGGAGACATATATGGTATGTACCTCTATTTTAATTGTTGAACCATTGAACCAATGATTAGATGACGGCGGATCAAAATATTGACATTTTCCAAATGAATTTTCTAATGGAGCTTCTTGCACAAAATGCTCCTTGTAAATTATACTAGAAGCATCGAAAGATGGATCCATTTCTATTCCCCGGCCAAATTGAGAAGTAGCTGCCTCCTGATTGATTAAATGAGACTGACCATCAATCGTGTTATCATGATGTTCTACGCAATGTTGGTCATCACAATTGTCAAGGAAAATTCCTTCGTGTGATTTATGATTTTCCACCAATTCAAAGATTAATTTACGAATAATATTTCTCTTGCGATAAGCCTCCTCAGGTGGAAACCAATCCAAATTAAgctagaaaattttaaaaatatattagatttaatatatatataagcaATCATAGGAGTAAGTAAGGATTTACTacgaattgaaatattataaagtaaaaaataaattatgttttgacataataaaaaatagttttatgtaatttaaatgattttataaTAAGTCAAACATAAAAATTACTTACAAAGTTGGAGAGCTTGGTTATTTTTAATGGATTGAAATTAAATGGAGCTTCAGCCAAGAATAGCTCTAAGTAATGAAGTAAAAAGATGCCACAATCATATGAGTTTTCCTGTTGTGGTACCTATGAAAGACATTCAATCTCAAAATATTAGTAAAAGCACCAtcaaattaagaaaacaaaaaagTGTTCCTGAATAAATCAACTAACCATCTGCTAGAGATAAGTAAGAAAAAACTAAACATAACAACAATgtatgaataaaataataaatttttttcttcttttagttaaatttgatattttttaattggaaattctttaataaaataattttaactcaGGAGGACAGAATTTGATCTCAACTAAGAAATTTATGGCCAAGTACTGATATAAATAATGCatgtgataaataaataaaatatgatttttttaaatcacATGTAAAATATTACACTTTTTCTTTACTTAATTCCCGAAACATAATACATATATTCTATAAAACTTATTAGGTTCAAATCTAACATAAAAAGAAAAGACTCACATTCATGAATAACTATACAATATAATTTTGCTATAGAAATATTCCACTTTCATAATAGTTTTCTAAATGATGTGAagtttattttttagaaaataaaattgaaaaaaatttaaatttaacaaaaaagatatttaaagaaaaaattttcCTTTAATAATAATCTAACATTTTACAAAAATGTAAGTAAATAATACCTCAATTGAGAAAAAAGGCATATTCAAGAATTTTGATGAGAGATCTTCTCCACATGTTTCTTTCTTCCTTTCTTTCCATTCTTCCCACAAATAACTGTCAATTCAACAATATGAATCAATATTACACTTACCGAGTTATTCTTTTAAATTGAGAATACAAACAAAGATAAAGAGTAACAAAAATAGTTGACAAaataaacactaataatcaaaagATGAGAAAAAAGTTTAGACTTTAGAGtttaaaattcaatttcaatGTGAAAACTAAATAAGCATACTCATATCACACAAGGCTATAAATTAGAAGTTAAAACATCGATCACACGTAAAAAAAGTTATACTCTAATTACTAAGTTCAATTGGGTGTCATGTGATTATGAGGCAACAATATTAATACTTAGTGGATCTAAAAgctttataaattaatttaaaaaaatagtgcAAAAGAATTATAGAATAACAAATATAAATTCGAAATGTAGTTTAACAAAAAATGAACAAGTACTTGTAGGCTATAACTAATTCTTGGCACGTGGGATCATCTTCTAAACGAAAAAAGTACATCCAAAATAAGAAAATTTGGAAGAGATAAAAAGGTAGTGACATGAGATTGAAGTGTATGGTTAagaaattcaaaataccttcgtaCAACGTCTTTTATATTACTATGATATCCCTTTATAGAATCCAAGTGCAATATGCAGGGTATCCTAAGTGCTTTTTCAAGCTCTCTATCTGAAATATGAATCATAAAATAATCTTTGAgaagaaaaaaatttgtttaagagaagtgatttgatatgaaaaattaaaaaactcaCCATTAATATTAAGCACTTCAGCAGGATGACAAATTACTATTAAGCTCCAATGAAGACTGCAATCATGGCCAAAATTTTATTGTAATAAAAACATCAATACATATATTAACAACAAAGTGAAGAAAGAATTTGATAGTTACTTACTTGAAGTTCACTGGTATGAAAATGTAATCTTTTTCAAACAGATTTACTTTTCTTGTCCATTTACGAACACGTAGAAATGCTGATTTTCCATCACAGGAATTGGGTGAAATTTTGTCCATATCAGCCAACTTTCGAAAGAAAAAACTATTGAAAAAATGGAATCTATCCTTTTCATTCTCCTGTAACTTATTCTTCAAGTATCTGTCCAGATTGAGACATTTGAAAAATTACAATGTTTATTGGaatcaaattatatttattaGAATCAGTATTAAgagttttttttaacatttctgtAGAAGTGCACTATAAgtaattttaaatttacatatttaaAAGATGACAATTGAACAATTAGGGAAAAAAATGTTTAATCCATGATTTGCAAGAAGAGAATAAAAACTAAATACAAACAAGAAAGAcataaaaatatgtaaaaattattaaaaacagaTTATTAACGAAGGAACAAACAAAAATCTAGGTAAAAATATAACTTTCAAAAGGAAAGAAATACATATATAAACTTACATAGTGTAAAAGTCGATAATCGTATCATTGATATATATATTTGGTTGTAATAAATCAACATCTTTCTTACTGAGAGTTATAGCATCTGAGTCCCCTTTTGGATAGACAAATTCCTCAAATAtctggaaaaaaataaaataaagtgttACATCATAAAAATATAGAGTTAATAGATATCCAAATTATCCTAATATTCGACCAAAAAATATTGTGATGCATAAATAATATGCTTTGTTAAAAATTAATGTATGACAATTTTTTAGCATATTTCTCTAGCAAGTTATAAACAATATAAGtaaacaaaactaaaaagaattacaaaaaggTTAAAACTAATGACATTGATATCTTTAAGGAAAAATAAAATGCTAAGTCAATGTTTATATGTTATGTGTAAggattatatatattaatatatgaaGAATTACCATGTTGGAATTGGTTGTGCAAGAACTCCATCCACAGTCATTGAATGAAGCTGaaacttataataaaataaattttcaattttaaagaTGATGTATAACATGTTAGAAAAACACAAGTTAATAAGAATCTAGGTTTACCATATAGTGAATCATTTGTTGCAATATTAGATACATAACTAGATTCAGTATTTCGAGTCATGTATTCATTAGTAACTTGTGTATTAATGTCAACAAATGGAATCTGAAGAAAATAAATTGAACATAAATAAGCCATTTATTAAACTTGTAGTTTAGAATATAAACTCACAAATAGAAGTTAGACTACAATAAATTTTACCTGAGTTGACGGTAACAAAGATACATCATCATTGATATCTTCTATCATATGTTCAACATGATTTTTATAAGGTGACCAATTTAATAGTTTAGCAGCTTCCAACTCACACTTCTTTTTGTTATCAAGCATGTTTTCCCATGTGATCCAATCCATCCCAAAATTAAAGTTACCGCCAAATCCGTCAACATCAATGCCAGAAATATCAGCAAAATCATTTACTTTATCTACATGgagaattataaatatattaagttTGATAGGTTAAAGATAAACTGTTATTATTAGGAACCATTACAAGATCAATTTTATtcacttcaaaattcaaattattaaACATAAATTTTACCAATACTAATTTCATTtctgtaaataattttatatttgattatagaatttaaattatacacttgtatttattttaatgagaattaaaattaaacacCACATAACTTTTAAGGACAAAAACTCTAGAACACTGAAAAAGAAATAAGAGATTATGTTTTCAAAAAGTAactatgaaataaaaaaaatatttagagaggagaataacaaaatatttgatttttcgaAGTTGAAATCTCATGGAAATCAAAATATTGTAACAAATAACATATACACAGCAAGTACTTTAGCTATTacatgaaaaaaattgaaaaagattgTAACAAATTCAGCTTTCAATATTTTCGAAAAAATATCGAAATTTTTTTACCGGAAGGAATAATGTTGTTGTGGAATGCATCATAATTAGAATCAAGAAATTCTGAATGAcaaggaaagtgattcatcttTGTAATATGTGATTTTGAAATAGCTGAATCGTAAATTCGAAAGACTGAATGGATGATTCACGcacatgaaagaaagaaaaagtggTGAATGGATTCTTCACATTTGGTCtttatatatacttttattattatttttaatttattttttaaatatttttatctagCAATTACTTTTTTACTAAAAACATAAGATAaccattttaaatataattaaaacaaaatatttagtTTGACTTTTTAAATTTAGGTAAACATTAATTTTATTCTGATAgaataattttcaaaaagtaaagactttaattttattaatttatttatcaaatACATTTTTCCATGTTTTTTAAAACAACTTTTCAAACCGATGCTAT includes these proteins:
- the LOC131619253 gene encoding probable ubiquitin-like-specific protease 2A, translated to MLHLTLHGKEVKEQRDGGSDLEVLAHKVNDFADISGIDVDGFGGNFNFGMDWITWENMLDNKKKCELEAAKLLNWSPYKNHVEHMIEDINDDVSLLPSTQIPFVDINTQVTNEYMTRNTESSYVSNIATNDSLYVSASFNDCGWSSCTTNSNMIFEEFVYPKGDSDAITLSKKDVDLLQPNIYINDTIIDFYTIYLKNKLQENEKDRFHFFNSFFFRKLADMDKISPNSCDGKSAFLRVRKWTRKVNLFEKDYIFIPVNFNLHWSLIVICHPAEVLNINDRELEKALRIPCILHLDSIKGYHSNIKDVVRSYLWEEWKERKKETCGEDLSSKFLNMPFFSIEVPQQENSYDCGIFLLHYLELFLAEAPFNFNPLKITKLSNFLNLDWFPPEEAYRKRNIIRKLIFELVENHKSHEGIFLDNCDDQHCVEHHDNTIDGQSHLINQEAATSQFGRGIEMDPSFDASSIIYKEHFVQEAPLENSFGKCQYFDPPSSNHWFNGSTIKIEEETTILPQSSCSSHDSNGVEISNIKSVGNKYWYHDLFYQGTPTLQLNQVIHAVDNKVIDNDVRIIEDMKACPWVERPAKKRQLIPLPRWK